The Thalassotalea sp. LPB0316 nucleotide sequence CATGGAGCCGTATTGGGTTTAAGCTGCTTATTCTTTTTAGCTACCTTATTCATGGTAATCTTATAATGACTTCCGATGCGGCACTTGGCCTTTTCATATTTAGTAATTTCGACGCTTTACTCTCAATTGCACTGTGCTCTGCCAGTGAATTTTGCTCTAACAACAAGTTGCGCCATTCAATATCTAATTCGTCTCGCTCAGTGAGCAATATTTCTAGTTCACTCGTGGTTAAGCGATTTAGGTGCGTGGTATAAATCACCGAAAACGCCGACAACACAACCAAAAGTAATAAAGCATAAGTAAAAATATGGTGTTGAATGTCTTGCCAAATATCATTGACAAGCACCACCTTTTTACCCGCCATAACTAATCGGCTAACCTTTTAGCAACACGTAATACTGAGCTACGCGAGCGAACATTGTTTTCTACTTCAGCCTTGCTTGGCTTAGCTTTACGGCCAACGAGCTCAAGCTTTTTCCCTTTTTGTAACTCCGCCTCCAAAATAGGCATACCGCGCGGGGCTTGCTTGCCTTGCGAATGTTTTTTCATAAACTGCTTAACTAGGCGATCCTCTAATGAGTGAAAGCTGATCACTACTAATCGACCATTTTCCGCTAATACTGCTAGCGAGGCATTGAGCACGTTTTCAATTTGCTCTAATTCAGAGTTGATATACATGCGAATCGCTTGAAAACTGCGGGTTGCAGGGTGTTTTTTAATTTCTTTTTGCGGCGCCGCTGTGGCGATAATTTTGGCTAGCTGCCCCGTACGCGTAATCGGCGCTTCTTCACGAGCTTCAACAATTGCGTTAGCGATCCGCCAACCGAGCTTTTCTTCACCAAAGGTTTTTAACACCCAGCTGATATCTTCAACATCGGCTTTTGCCAACCACTCTTCGGCCGTTTGCCCTTTCGAGGTATCCATGCGCATATCAAGCGGACCATCTTTCATGAAACTAAAGCCGCGCTCAGGATCGTCAAGTTGAGGTGATGAAACACCTAAATCAAGTAATACGCCGTCAATCTTTTTGGTGATATCGTGCTTTTGCGCGATCACTTCTAGCGCAGAAAAGCCTTCATGCTCAATGGTAAAACGCGAATCGTCAGCAAACTTTTTCGCTGCTTCAATCGCTGTTGGGTCTCGATCAATAGCAATCAAACGACCATTTTCGCCTAGGCGAGATAAAATTAGGCCAGAATGTCCGCCTCGACCAAAAGTACAGTCGATATAGCAACCATCAGGTTTGATCGCTAGCGCGTCTACCGCTTCATCTAGAAGTACGGATATGTGTTTATATTCTGTCGACATAAGCCTAATTTACAGTGATAAATCGAGTAAGCGTTCAGTGAGTTCAATTTCACCTGATTGGATCTTGCTAATGCCTTCTTGCATTTGTGCTTGCCAAGCAGACTCACTCCAAATTTCAAATTTCTTTAACTGACCAACTAACATCACGCTTTTTTCTAAACTCGCGTGTTTGCGCAACGGACCATTGATTAACAAACGCCCGTTTTTATCCATCTCGCAATCCGAAGCATTACCTAACAACACCTGTTGAAGTAATCTTTCCTGTGGATTCATGCTTGATAAGTTGCACAGTTTTAATTCTATTTCTTCCCATTCAGGAAGTGGATAAAGCAGTAAACACGGATGCTGAATATCGACGGTACACACCATTTTTCCTTGGCAATCAGCCACAAGCTCTTCGCGATACTTGGTTGGTATCGTGATCCTGCTTTTGCTGTCGAGCGTTATCGCGCTAGTGCCTCTAAACATAATGATGATTTTTTGTTCGATCTATTAAGATCCACATTTTTCCACTTTTTCCCACATTGATACAGTTTAGTGAGATAAGCAAAGCTATGTCAAGCAAAGATTTGGGAAAAAATACTTAATGATCTTCAGCAAAATTAAGGGATTCAAGGAAGTTTATGAATTTGTGGAGTTTTGTGGATCATATTGCCAAAACATCGAAATAATTAACCATAAAACTTAAGGTGAAAACAGCAATGTGGCACAACCAATAACAAGACAAACTCACCTTAGCCACATATGTGTCTATAAACATTCGCGCTTATTTGCTCAAAAATAGCGCACTGGGAAGAGTCACTACTAGCGGTTATTTTACTACGTTTAGGATAAGGTATCAGCAGTTATTTTTACTGCGTAAAACTGAAAAAACAAAAAATCACGATGCATCATCTGCATCGTGACTTTACCATTAAAAAGCGAGCTAATGGTCTAATGACCTGGCTCAACCACAATCCGCAACCCCATAGTGTAATTGGTCTTGTGATCGTTAAACTCTGCACCAACACCAAATTGGACACCGAATTTATCCGACAACTCGTAATGGACTTGCGGCATGATCAACAATGACCATTTATCGCGATCATGCCACGCTAAGTCATTCTCCAAACCTAGCGTCATGCGATCATTAACTTGATAAAACAAGGTGTAGTTGATAATCGCTTCCAATGATTGCTCAGCGTCGTCGCCAGTGCTATAACGCGCACCTGTCATCATCATTGCCGAGTAATTTTTATCGTAGACGAAACCGCTCAAATAAAGCGCCGTCCATTCAGTAAGATCTTCGTGGCGAAATTCCTCAGCAATAAACTGCCAACCATCAATGTAATTTGAAGCATCGCCAAATAATGGATTTTCAAAAGTGTACTGTACCGCAAACTTATAGGCTTCCAGCTTGCGACCTTCAAACGGCAATTCAAATTCGACAGCCAAGCCATCAACAACGGCTATTTCAACCTCTGGCGCCCACTCTACGTCACGATCAGACGTATTGTTTAAGGCAAATTCGCCTAACGTATTGATTTCAAATTCACCTTGTTTGGCACCTAGACCTCGAACCAAATCAAAAACCATAGGTTCTGGGATCGGTAGCGCTTCACGTGCTGATACTGAAAAGCTCGTACTAAGCGCACATGATAGAAATGCAGTAGCCATGATGGCAGATCTAGACGTTGAAAAAGTAAGGACGTTTTTCATCTTTGTTTTAATTAAAGTATGGTGAGTTTGGATTAATTATAACAAGCATCATAGAAAGCACGATGTAAAAGCTGGTAGTTTTTAAGTTTAAAAATGTAACCATTTGCGATACCCGAACAACGCAAAAACGCTAAAAACCGATAATTACCGATTTTTATACTGTCCTTAGCAATGACTTTACTGAAACAAAATATAGTCGTGTGGCAAAATATTGAGTTGTACTCGTTGGCCGACACTAAATGCTTGGTCACTATAGACGCTTAATTGATAGTTGTGCTCAGATGACTGCGGTGTTACTAAGTAATGATAGCCTTGCTCGGTGACATTGATATGATGAATCACCGATTCGCCGTGCTCATCAGCATCGATTTCAAGGTGTTGTGGCTTCACCAATAACTGCATTTTATTGCTATTGCCTAGCTCCTTGCCATTAACAGACAGTAAACCTATTGGTGTGTCTAATTGATCTTGATACAAGGTCGTTGTTAACCAAGAGCCGAGTTGCAAAAAGTCAGCGACTTGCCATGAATTAGGTTGTTGGCAAACCGCGAGCGGCTGACCAAACTGCAAAATATTGCCTTGATGCATCACGGCAATTTTATCGGCAAAAGTAAACACTTCATCTTTGTTATGGGTAACAAATATCGCGGTCATGTTGAGCGACTTGAGCAATTGACGTAACTCAATCATTAATTCATTGCGCAGGCGAGCATCAATATTTGAAAACGGCTCATCGAGTAACAATAGTTTAGGCTCAGGTGCTAGTGCTCGAGCTATCGCTACCCGTTGTTGTTGTCCGCCAGATAACTGATGCGGGAATCGCTGTTCAAACCCGTCAAGTTTTAGCAATTGCACTAGCTTAGTTACTTTTTCATTTTGCGTCACTTGACTAAACCGACCAATGCCATAAGCAATATTCTGTGCCACTGTCATGTGCGGAAACAAAGCGTAATCTTGGAAAATCACACCAATATGGCGCTTTTCAGGTGCTAGCATGGCAGAAGAACTCATCACGGGTAACTCTTCAATAGCAATTTGCCCTTTACTTGGTGTAATGAAACCCGCTAGTGTATTTAACAGGGTTGTTTTACCGCAGCCGCTTGGCCCGACTAAACCTAAAATCTCACCAGCATGCAGTGAAAAAGCCACCTGATTTAAAATTTTCTTGTTGCCTAATTCAACGTCCAATGCGTCTACGACAATAATAGGTTGCGATTGCACCGTTACACCTCTTGCTTACGGTTAAGCCAAATAATGGGGATTAGCCCAAATACCACAATTAAAATAGCACCCATGGCACCTTGCTCCAGCTGTTCATCAGAGATTAGCTGATAAATAAAGGTACTTAAGGTCTCAAAATTAAACGGGCGCAATAATAACACAGCGGGTAATTCTTTCATTGATTCAACAAACACTAACAGCCATGCGACAAATATAGAAGACTTTAACAACGGCAAGTGCACACGCCTAACCATAGTCGAGGGTTTACTACCTAAACTGCGAGCCGCTTTAGATAGGTTATCGGGTACTTGTTCCAAGCCACTGGTAATAGTGCCATTGGCGATCGCCATAAAGCGAACGACAAAGGCAAAGACAATCGCAAAAACAGTACCTGACAGCACGAGGCCTGGGCGCCCATAGCCGATAGCGTCAGCGAGATCATTTAACCAAAAATCAATCGGGCCAAACGTTGATAACAATGCCATTGCAAGCACAGTACCAGGAATGGCATAACCTAAACCGGAAAAGGAAACTGGGATAAATGCTAACTTATGCTTGGCAAACTTCTGATAAAAGCTAAACAGTAATGCTAATACTAATGCAACCGTTGCTGCCATTGCTGAGACATAAATCGAATTGCCACCAATCGTCAGTAACTGGGTTAACTGCTCAATGCTACTGTACTGCCAAGCCATAACTAACAATAGTGATAACGGCAAAACAAAACCTGCGATGACCAGTAACCAACAAAAACTAGTCGCCAAGGCGATAAGCGGTTTGCTAGTGGTAAATAGTGATTGTGACATCGCAAGGTTTTGACTTTGATTATTCAATGATGCTCGACTGCGTTGCTCTAATACCACCACCATAAAGACCAAAAGCAATAAAATACTGGCTAATGCATTAGCCGTAGCCAAATCACTGTAGCCTAACCACGTATCGTAAATAGCGGTCGTTAGTGTATTAACGGCAAAATATTGCACCGTGGCAAAGTCTGCTAAGGTTTCCATCAAGACCAAAGTAGCAGCAACAGCCAAAGTTGGTCGAATTAATGGCAGTATAATTCGCTTGATGCCATGCCAGGGTGTTTGCCCTAAACTTTGATTAGCTTGCAATAGTTTTGGGTCGATATTCTCTAATGCTGTGCGCGTTAACATATAAACGTAAGGAAACAAGACTAGGGCAATAATCACCGAGGCACCACCGAGCGTGCGCAAGTCAAAAAACCAGTAATCATTGGGTGATTGCCAACCAAACACAGTGCGTAAAAATCGCTGGACAGGTCCTGCGTAGTCGAATAGATCAGTATATAAATAGGCGATGAGATAAGCTGGCATCGCTAGCGGTAATAGCAATAACCACCGCAAATACCGACTGCCCTTAATCGGCAAAAAATGAAGGGCTAAGGCACTTACGCCACCAAAGAGTAAAGAGAGTACGACAACATTAAAGCCCAGTAATAAGGTATTAGACAGGTACTGAGGAAGAACCGTTTGCCATAGGTGGATAAAAAGTGAAAAAGGCGCAAAAGCACCTTGATAAAACATCACTAACACTGGCGTTAATAATGCCAGCGTTAAGAGACAAACAACAATAAATAAACTTATCGTTTTGGCGCGCATTGGCACGCCAAATAAGGGGGTCATCACAGATCGAATTGCACTTTATCTAATAACATTAATGCCGCTTTTCGATGTTTTGCAATTTTGGTGAGTGATAAGTTATCCGCTTTGAAATCGCCCCATGAAGCAACTAACTCAGAGCGTTTTACGCCAGCGCGCACTGGGTATTCCATGTTTACCTCAGCGTACATTTGTTGAGCTTGTTCAGACACTAAAAACTCCATTAGCGCTAAAGCGTTCTTTTGGTTAGGCGCGTATTTAGCCATCGCCATACCAGAAACATTGATATGAGCGCCGCGGTTCGCTTGGTTAGGGAAGTTAATGTTTACAGCATCCGCCCAAACCTTTTGCTTGTTATCGTTTAACATTTTGCCAAAGTAGTAACTGTTACCAATGGCTAAATCACACAAATCTTGGTGAATAGCTTGTACTTGACCGCGGTCATTACCTTGTGGTTTGCGCGCTAAGTTTGCTTTTACACCTTCTAACCAAGTTTGCGTTTTTGCTTCACCGTGGTGAGCAATCATTGAAGCAACCAATGCAACATTATATGGATGCTTACCTGAACGCGTACAAATACGACCTTTATATTTTGGTAGTGCTAAGTCTTCATAACTCAGTGCAACATCACCTAAGCGCTTTGCTGAATAGATGTTTCTAACGCGCGTTGTTAGTGAGAACCAGCGACTTTTGTCATCGCGCAAGTTTGCAGGAATCGCACTATTAATAATTTTAGAGTCAACCACCTGCAGTAATTGCTTGTCTTGTAATTCAACTAAACGTGAAATATCAGTAGTTAAAAGCACGTCAGCAGGGCTGTACTGACCTTCTCTGGCTAAACGCTCAGCCATACCGTCTTTAGCAAAAACAACGTTTACTTTTATACCGGTTTGCTCAGTAAATTTATTAAACATTGGCTCAACCAAGAATGGTTGACGATACGAATAAACATTAACTTCTTGTGCTGCATTGGCAACGCTTGATAAAGCGGCGACAAGCATCGAGGCTGCAATAATTAATTTTTTTAACATGATAGTTCCACAATTAATACGAAGTAGAGATGTTTGGTGAAATTTTTCTCATAACTTCACTCAGTTAGGCGCAAGAGTAAAGGAGCAAACAAACGGTGTCAAGCTTTTTGAGAATAGTTCTCATTTAGCCTCCTGAGACACCAACAGCGCCGATAACCATTAACCAAAACGCAAAAAATATTTTCAAGCGTTTAGCTGATAATTTTGCGACAATCGCCTTGGCTAACACGCCACCAAAGATAGCGCCAGGGCCGGCAAATAACACCACCTGCCAGTATACGTTAAAATCAACTAAGGTGTGTTGCCAGATTGCCGACCAGACAGTTAGTGCCGAAACAATCACGGCAACGGCAACCGCCATATTGACATCGAACCGGCGGATAATTAAATAAATCGCTAATAGCTCACCAATCCCGACACTCAACCAAGCTGTGACCGCTCCGCCGAACAGTGAAATAACACAGATCATCAACCAATCAATCGGTTGTACAGTTTGATGTAAAGGCTGAGGCTTTAATACCAAGGCGATAAAGATAATGCCAATACCTAATAGTAATGAAAACCAACTAAAGCTGTAATGCAAACTCGATGGCGGGGCTAAATCTAGGCCATAAACTGCCCACAAGCCAATAATTGAAGCAATAGCCGACACTTTAATGACGGGAAAAAAACTTGGCCAAAGCCCTGATGGTTCGCGCTCTAATTTATAGTGATAAAACCATGTTAATGCACCTGCCGTCATACCAAAACACTGGATGGCAAAGCTCGTTGCTATTGCTTGGCTCTCGGTAAAACCCAGTTTATTAAACATGGGAATAAAAACGACACCACCGCCCGCACCCGTTGAATTTGCAAAAATAGCACCTAAAACACCGAGTAAACTAAACACCGTATAATCAATTAAATTAGTTAAGGTATCTGGCGCAAAGGCAATTAAAATCCCCCAAAATGTGACCAAAAACAGTAAGAACTTTGGGTTAGAAATACGCATCGGATTTTTTAAAGCCGGTGAAATCGCCTCTACTGGCTGATTTGGCGTTTCGAGCATTGAATACTATCTCTTTCTATTTGTCTTGTTTTAAGCCTTGGCTGTTAATAAACGCAACCACTTCATCACTCAGCGCTGATTTAGATAAGTAATGGCGCATCGCTCCTTGGTTAAAAATATAACCTTGAGATGATTGTTCTACGCTCGATATTTCAGACCAGTTTAATTGCTGATTAATATAGGCTGAATTAATCGCAATGCCTTGCTCGTCGATAGTTAATTCAACGGGGTTATTCGCTGCTTTAGACATAAGCTGTCGCCATAGCCACCAGGTTTTAGCAAAGCGCACGCTCAAGGCTTCAACCACACCTAAGCCAACAATAAAGTAGCTC carries:
- a CDS encoding Fe(3+) ABC transporter substrate-binding protein, coding for MLKKLIIAASMLVAALSSVANAAQEVNVYSYRQPFLVEPMFNKFTEQTGIKVNVVFAKDGMAERLAREGQYSPADVLLTTDISRLVELQDKQLLQVVDSKIINSAIPANLRDDKSRWFSLTTRVRNIYSAKRLGDVALSYEDLALPKYKGRICTRSGKHPYNVALVASMIAHHGEAKTQTWLEGVKANLARKPQGNDRGQVQAIHQDLCDLAIGNSYYFGKMLNDNKQKVWADAVNINFPNQANRGAHINVSGMAMAKYAPNQKNALALMEFLVSEQAQQMYAEVNMEYPVRAGVKRSELVASWGDFKADNLSLTKIAKHRKAALMLLDKVQFDL
- a CDS encoding ABC transporter ATP-binding protein; the protein is MQSQPIIVVDALDVELGNKKILNQVAFSLHAGEILGLVGPSGCGKTTLLNTLAGFITPSKGQIAIEELPVMSSSAMLAPEKRHIGVIFQDYALFPHMTVAQNIAYGIGRFSQVTQNEKVTKLVQLLKLDGFEQRFPHQLSGGQQQRVAIARALAPEPKLLLLDEPFSNIDARLRNELMIELRQLLKSLNMTAIFVTHNKDEVFTFADKIAVMHQGNILQFGQPLAVCQQPNSWQVADFLQLGSWLTTTLYQDQLDTPIGLLSVNGKELGNSNKMQLLVKPQHLEIDADEHGESVIHHINVTEQGYHYLVTPQSSEHNYQLSVYSDQAFSVGQRVQLNILPHDYILFQ
- the ftsL gene encoding cell division protein FtsL, giving the protein MAGKKVVLVNDIWQDIQHHIFTYALLLLVVLSAFSVIYTTHLNRLTTSELEILLTERDELDIEWRNLLLEQNSLAEHSAIESKASKLLNMKRPSAASEVIIRLP
- the mraZ gene encoding division/cell wall cluster transcriptional repressor MraZ — translated: MFRGTSAITLDSKSRITIPTKYREELVADCQGKMVCTVDIQHPCLLLYPLPEWEEIELKLCNLSSMNPQERLLQQVLLGNASDCEMDKNGRLLINGPLRKHASLEKSVMLVGQLKKFEIWSESAWQAQMQEGISKIQSGEIELTERLLDLSL
- a CDS encoding YcxB family protein, which gives rise to MKYQHQFILDRQYYTEVYEQTAIKKTGWQAYKKAIVLFLFGLFVSAFATNAKLIHLSYFIVGLGVVEALSVRFAKTWWLWRQLMSKAANNPVELTIDEQGIAINSAYINQQLNWSEISSVEQSSQGYIFNQGAMRHYLSKSALSDEVVAFINSQGLKQDK
- the rsmH gene encoding 16S rRNA (cytosine(1402)-N(4))-methyltransferase RsmH, whose translation is MSTEYKHISVLLDEAVDALAIKPDGCYIDCTFGRGGHSGLILSRLGENGRLIAIDRDPTAIEAAKKFADDSRFTIEHEGFSALEVIAQKHDITKKIDGVLLDLGVSSPQLDDPERGFSFMKDGPLDMRMDTSKGQTAEEWLAKADVEDISWVLKTFGEEKLGWRIANAIVEAREEAPITRTGQLAKIIATAAPQKEIKKHPATRSFQAIRMYINSELEQIENVLNASLAVLAENGRLVVISFHSLEDRLVKQFMKKHSQGKQAPRGMPILEAELQKGKKLELVGRKAKPSKAEVENNVRSRSSVLRVAKRLAD
- a CDS encoding sulfite exporter TauE/SafE family protein — encoded protein: MLETPNQPVEAISPALKNPMRISNPKFLLFLVTFWGILIAFAPDTLTNLIDYTVFSLLGVLGAIFANSTGAGGGVVFIPMFNKLGFTESQAIATSFAIQCFGMTAGALTWFYHYKLEREPSGLWPSFFPVIKVSAIASIIGLWAVYGLDLAPPSSLHYSFSWFSLLLGIGIIFIALVLKPQPLHQTVQPIDWLMICVISLFGGAVTAWLSVGIGELLAIYLIIRRFDVNMAVAVAVIVSALTVWSAIWQHTLVDFNVYWQVVLFAGPGAIFGGVLAKAIVAKLSAKRLKIFFAFWLMVIGAVGVSGG
- a CDS encoding ABC transporter permease: MTPLFGVPMRAKTISLFIVVCLLTLALLTPVLVMFYQGAFAPFSLFIHLWQTVLPQYLSNTLLLGFNVVVLSLLFGGVSALALHFLPIKGSRYLRWLLLLPLAMPAYLIAYLYTDLFDYAGPVQRFLRTVFGWQSPNDYWFFDLRTLGGASVIIALVLFPYVYMLTRTALENIDPKLLQANQSLGQTPWHGIKRIILPLIRPTLAVAATLVLMETLADFATVQYFAVNTLTTAIYDTWLGYSDLATANALASILLLLVFMVVVLEQRSRASLNNQSQNLAMSQSLFTTSKPLIALATSFCWLLVIAGFVLPLSLLLVMAWQYSSIEQLTQLLTIGGNSIYVSAMAATVALVLALLFSFYQKFAKHKLAFIPVSFSGLGYAIPGTVLAMALLSTFGPIDFWLNDLADAIGYGRPGLVLSGTVFAIVFAFVVRFMAIANGTITSGLEQVPDNLSKAARSLGSKPSTMVRRVHLPLLKSSIFVAWLLVFVESMKELPAVLLLRPFNFETLSTFIYQLISDEQLEQGAMGAILIVVFGLIPIIWLNRKQEV